In one window of Nitrospira sp. DNA:
- a CDS encoding acid phosphatase translates to MRSCVLAVCILWMALLFGIQPVSAETPLPKPDHIVIVIEENHSFAQIIDSPSAPYLNALVRRGALLTNSYGITHPSQPNYIALFAGSIEGVNGNTCPLALTAPNLHSTLAQAGQTFIGYAEDLPAVGATDCVAGAYARKHNPWVNWQSSPINTVPPADNRPFTDFPTDFHTLPTVSMVIPNQLNDMHNGKDPERIERGDQWLRTHLDAYVQWAETHNSLLIVTWDEDNGKSDNHIPTILVGPMVRQGRFGEQVDHYGLLRTIEDMYGAKPVGFSRQASPLTTIWAP, encoded by the coding sequence ATGCGCTCATGCGTCCTGGCCGTCTGTATCCTGTGGATGGCTCTCCTCTTCGGGATCCAACCCGTTTCCGCCGAGACGCCGCTGCCCAAACCCGACCATATCGTAATCGTGATCGAGGAGAACCATTCGTTCGCCCAAATCATCGACTCACCGTCGGCCCCCTACCTCAACGCACTGGTCCGCAGAGGCGCACTGCTGACCAACTCCTACGGCATCACCCATCCCAGCCAACCGAACTATATCGCCCTGTTCGCCGGATCCATCGAGGGGGTCAATGGGAACACGTGCCCGCTCGCGTTGACGGCCCCGAATCTTCATAGCACCCTGGCGCAAGCCGGTCAGACTTTCATCGGGTACGCTGAAGATTTGCCCGCCGTCGGCGCCACCGATTGCGTGGCAGGGGCCTATGCACGCAAACATAACCCATGGGTCAATTGGCAGTCGTCTCCCATCAACACCGTGCCGCCCGCCGACAATCGTCCGTTCACCGACTTCCCGACCGATTTCCACACGCTGCCCACCGTCAGCATGGTCATCCCCAATCAACTGAACGACATGCACAACGGGAAGGACCCCGAACGCATCGAGCGCGGGGACCAGTGGCTCCGGACGCATCTGGATGCCTACGTGCAATGGGCGGAGACCCACAACAGCCTCCTGATCGTCACCTGGGATGAGGACAACGGAAAATCAGACAACCATATCCCGACGATTCTGGTGGGGCCGATGGTGCGGCAGGGACGGTTCGGCGAACAAGTCGATCACTATGGGCTCTTGCGCACGATCGAAGACATGTACGGCGCGAAGCCGGTCGGGTTCAGCCGGCAAGCCAGCCCCCTCACCACCATTTGGGCCCCCTAG
- a CDS encoding ABC transporter ATP-binding protein — protein MFSFKRFFPFLKPYVPRMMAAAVMVMAVAAINLALLRLGGTLWDVITVQHDAARMTEMILLLLGLVLIQGLCSMGHSYLTAWVSQRVMADFRIHLFAHLETLSVNFFSKRRTGELMSRLMNDVTVIQNVVTDTPIDAAKQIVTFIGGAGFLFAMNWQLCLLILVLLPMLVVVAKLFGRRLRALSTKIQDQTASVSTLVEEVIAGIRVVKSFVQTKREEERFVAQVQSAMELSLRRATIMAWFVPTIIFVTFAAAALVLWYGGRQVIDGTVSPGDLFAFVLFAGILIGPFGSAARVFAQIKEAQGAMQRVFEILDTHAEIADAPGAIDLPPIRGHVRAEHISFAYDPRQPILSDLSFEAKPGELIAIVGPTGSGKTTIMNLLHRFYDPTAGRLTVDGHDVKAVRLDSLYRQIALVPQDTILFGGPIRDNIRYGREDASEEEMIAASKAAHAHEFIVGFPDGYQTIVGEKGINLSGGQRQRVAIARAILKNPRILLLDEATSALDTESERLVQEALERLMVNRTTFVVAHRLSTIQRADRILVLNKGKIVEEGTHAALLEQRGLYHYLYTLRLSELPV, from the coding sequence ATGTTCTCGTTCAAACGATTCTTTCCGTTCCTCAAGCCCTACGTCCCTCGAATGATGGCGGCTGCCGTCATGGTTATGGCGGTTGCCGCCATCAACCTTGCCCTCCTTCGTTTAGGCGGCACCCTGTGGGACGTCATCACCGTCCAGCACGATGCCGCGCGCATGACAGAAATGATCCTGCTCTTGTTGGGCTTGGTCTTGATCCAGGGGTTATGTTCGATGGGACACAGTTACCTCACCGCCTGGGTCTCCCAACGGGTGATGGCCGATTTCCGGATCCATCTCTTCGCACATCTCGAGACGCTGTCGGTCAACTTCTTCTCGAAGCGCCGAACCGGCGAATTGATGTCCCGGCTCATGAACGATGTCACCGTCATTCAGAACGTCGTAACCGATACGCCCATCGACGCCGCCAAACAAATCGTTACCTTCATCGGCGGCGCGGGCTTCCTGTTCGCCATGAACTGGCAACTCTGCCTGCTCATTCTGGTGCTGCTCCCGATGCTGGTCGTCGTGGCCAAACTGTTCGGGCGGCGACTCCGGGCGCTGTCCACCAAAATCCAGGACCAAACCGCCTCCGTCAGCACGCTGGTCGAAGAAGTCATTGCAGGGATCCGCGTCGTGAAATCCTTCGTCCAAACGAAACGGGAAGAAGAACGGTTCGTGGCTCAGGTCCAGTCCGCGATGGAGCTGTCACTGCGCCGTGCCACCATCATGGCCTGGTTCGTGCCGACGATCATCTTCGTCACCTTTGCCGCCGCCGCCCTCGTCTTGTGGTACGGCGGGCGCCAGGTCATCGACGGCACGGTCTCCCCCGGCGACCTGTTTGCGTTCGTGCTCTTTGCCGGAATTCTGATCGGACCGTTCGGGTCGGCAGCCCGGGTATTCGCGCAGATCAAGGAAGCCCAAGGGGCCATGCAGCGCGTCTTTGAGATCCTCGACACCCATGCCGAAATTGCCGACGCCCCGGGCGCCATCGACCTGCCGCCCATCCGTGGTCACGTTCGGGCGGAGCACATCAGCTTTGCCTATGATCCCCGGCAGCCGATCCTCTCGGACCTCTCCTTCGAGGCGAAGCCCGGCGAATTGATTGCGATCGTTGGACCCACCGGGTCAGGCAAGACGACGATCATGAACCTCTTGCACCGATTCTACGACCCGACCGCCGGACGGCTCACGGTGGACGGCCACGATGTCAAAGCGGTTCGCCTCGACAGCCTGTATCGCCAGATCGCCCTGGTGCCGCAAGATACGATTTTGTTCGGAGGGCCCATCCGGGACAATATTCGGTACGGGCGGGAAGACGCCAGCGAAGAAGAGATGATTGCCGCCAGCAAGGCCGCGCATGCCCACGAGTTCATCGTGGGATTCCCGGACGGGTATCAAACGATCGTCGGGGAGAAGGGTATTAACCTCTCAGGCGGTCAACGCCAACGTGTCGCCATTGCGCGAGCCATTCTGAAGAATCCTAGAATTCTCCTGCTCGACGAGGCCACCTCGGCTCTGGATACGGAGTCCGAACGGCTGGTGCAGGAGGCGTTGGAGCGCCTGATGGTCAACCGCACCACTTTCGTCGTGGCGCACCGGCTCAGCACCATTCAACGCGCCGATCGCATTCTGGTTCTGAATAAAGGGAAGATCGTGGAAGAAGGGACCCATGCCGCACTGCTGGAGCAGCGGGGCCTCTATCATTATCTGTATACCCTGCGACTCAGCGAACTGCCCGTGTAA
- a CDS encoding AURKAIP1/COX24 domain-containing protein, whose amino-acid sequence MASVLKKRRKKMRKHKYKKLRRRQKFLRRKS is encoded by the coding sequence ATGGCGAGTGTCCTCAAGAAACGCCGGAAGAAGATGCGCAAGCACAAGTATAAAAAGTTGCGCCGGCGTCAGAAATTCTTGCGTCGCAAGAGCTGA
- the nadB gene encoding L-aspartate oxidase, producing the protein MSSSKIETDFLVVGSGVAGLRAAIELSRAGRVLMLTKGHPLESNSMYAQGGVAVALSEEDDVGSHLTDTIKAGHGLCRREAVRTLVEEGPERIQELIAWGAKFDKIGKRFAFTREAAHSRSRILRARGDATGNEMVRALMTYAARQPRIQRLDRRFTVDLAVVDGRCCGAIVLNEMTGERTVLPASAVVLSTGGAGQVYARTTNPGNATGDGMAMALRAGALLMDMEFVQFHPTSLYLPSSPPFLLSEAIRGEGGQLRNIKGELFMHRYHPDGALAPRDVVSRAIWSEMAATRARHVYLDVTHLGAAFVKRRFPTIYATCLRYDIDMTEEWIPVSPSAHYMMGGVWTDVQGATTLPGLCAAGEVACSGVHGANRLASNSLLEGLVFGMRAAQSAVAHAGRFPGPVRMPRLEELEQGRPTDFDDPEKLRSSLRRLMWGKVGLVRSGDSLISASAQLVRWMRLLAKPFASRAALEVKNMVQVARCITDAALWRENSVGAHYRSDFPEANRPGWRQHSQLLFTDGQTSGPAAKERALVLSPPAPVRGRPGKKKAGRS; encoded by the coding sequence TTGTCCTCCTCCAAAATTGAAACGGACTTTCTCGTGGTCGGAAGCGGCGTCGCGGGTCTTCGCGCGGCGATCGAACTCAGCCGGGCCGGGCGTGTCTTGATGTTGACCAAGGGGCATCCCTTGGAAAGCAATTCGATGTATGCCCAGGGCGGCGTCGCGGTCGCGTTGAGCGAAGAAGATGATGTCGGCAGCCATCTGACCGATACCATCAAGGCCGGTCACGGCCTCTGTCGCCGTGAAGCTGTGCGTACGCTGGTCGAGGAAGGGCCGGAGCGCATTCAGGAACTGATCGCTTGGGGCGCGAAGTTTGACAAGATCGGCAAGCGCTTCGCCTTCACGCGTGAGGCGGCCCACAGCCGGAGCCGCATTCTGCGCGCGCGAGGCGATGCCACGGGCAACGAGATGGTGCGCGCTCTCATGACCTATGCCGCGAGGCAGCCGCGCATTCAACGGTTGGATCGGCGATTCACGGTCGACCTGGCGGTCGTCGACGGGCGCTGTTGCGGCGCCATTGTGTTGAATGAGATGACCGGCGAGCGCACGGTGCTACCGGCCAGCGCCGTGGTGTTGTCGACCGGTGGCGCCGGGCAGGTCTATGCGCGGACGACGAATCCGGGCAACGCGACGGGGGACGGCATGGCGATGGCCCTCCGGGCCGGAGCGTTGTTGATGGATATGGAGTTCGTGCAATTTCACCCCACGTCCCTGTATCTGCCCTCGAGCCCGCCGTTTCTCCTGTCGGAGGCTATCCGTGGGGAAGGCGGCCAGTTGCGCAATATCAAAGGCGAGTTGTTCATGCACCGCTACCATCCGGATGGTGCGCTGGCGCCGCGCGATGTGGTGTCGCGAGCGATCTGGTCCGAAATGGCGGCGACTCGCGCGCGCCATGTGTATCTGGATGTGACGCATCTGGGCGCGGCCTTTGTGAAGCGGCGATTCCCCACCATCTATGCCACCTGCCTGCGCTACGACATCGACATGACTGAAGAATGGATCCCTGTCTCGCCCAGTGCGCATTACATGATGGGCGGTGTCTGGACGGATGTGCAGGGGGCGACGACGTTGCCCGGCTTGTGTGCGGCCGGCGAGGTCGCCTGCAGCGGTGTGCACGGTGCGAATCGTCTGGCGAGCAATTCGCTCCTGGAAGGTTTGGTCTTCGGCATGCGGGCTGCGCAATCTGCCGTGGCCCATGCCGGACGATTCCCGGGACCGGTGCGCATGCCCCGCCTGGAAGAACTCGAACAGGGCCGGCCGACGGATTTCGATGATCCCGAGAAGTTGCGAAGCTCACTGCGTCGCTTGATGTGGGGGAAGGTAGGACTCGTGCGTTCAGGCGATTCGTTGATCAGCGCCTCTGCGCAACTGGTGCGCTGGATGCGCCTGTTGGCCAAGCCGTTTGCCTCGCGAGCGGCCCTGGAGGTCAAGAATATGGTGCAGGTCGCCCGCTGTATCACAGACGCGGCACTATGGCGGGAGAATAGTGTCGGGGCCCACTATCGTTCAGATTTTCCGGAGGCCAATCGGCCCGGGTGGCGGCAACACAGCCAGCTGCTGTTTACGGACGGTCAGACGAGCGGGCCGGCAGCGAAGGAACGAGCGCTCGTGCTTTCGCCCCCAGCGCCTGTGCGCGGTAGGCCCGGGAAGAAGAAAGCCGGTCGTTCGTGA